A window of Planctomycetia bacterium genomic DNA:
TCACAATGGGCATGCGATAGTCGGATTGAAAGAGGGCAGAGAGGGCCGGATCATAGACACGACCGGTCGCTTTTCTACGGACAGAATATTTTCAGCATTGGGCGAATTTCACGAAGGAGTAGCATTGTTCCGTGACGGAGGCGCGCTTCAGGGTATCGACACGCGAGGCAAGACGGTCATAGGGCCGGAAAAGCTGGCCGACGTCGACAATCTACCGGATTTTCACGAGGGCCTTGCGGCGGTCCTCATTAAAGGACGGTACGGATATATGAACAAGGCGGGAGAGGTGGTCATTAAGCCTCAGCCTTCTTTCGTACAGGCGGAAAACTTTTCATGCGGCAGAGCGAGGGTCACTGCCGGTCGTAATGTCCTATGGATTGAACGTGTATTACCCATACGAAAAAATGCTGAGTAACGCTCGAAACCCGCCCCATGCGGATTTTGGCCTACTGCCTGATGCCGCTACAAGTCGTTCCCGGTCGAAACCGACGAGCACACCGATCAAGTCGCCCGCTACGTCAAGCGGAACGCCCTACGGGCCAACTTGGTGCCTCGCGCCGAAGACCGGCGATGGGGGAGCCTCCAATCGACGCGAGCACGGTACGCCCGAACAAAAGCGACTGCTCTCCGAAGGGCCGCTCTCCCTTCCCAAGGACCGGCCCCAACTCGTCAATCGGCCCCAAAACGAGGGTGAGCTGCAAGGCCCTCCGCCGCAGCGTCCTACGCGGACAACCCTACGGCGGCCCGCGGTGGGTAAAATCCACCGCCAAGCGACTCGGCCTGGAATTCTCTCTTCGCCCCCGCGGACGACCCAAGGGGAGTTAGACCCCGCTCATTCCAGAATAATGAGACCTGTCCCGTTTAATTGCCCTGTCCCGTTTAATTGCCCCGCATTCTCAGCTCAGGCATCAGGGTGCGGTTTCGGACATTACGAACGGTCGGCCGCCCGTCACCTATTAGAGGCTCATAGCATGTCGGAGTTCACGCTTTGCGATGGCTTGTGGGAGCGCGAGCAATATGTTCCGTTGCTTGAACGAACGATCAAGATTTATATCATGCAGGAGGGTGACAAATCGCCAACAGGTCGACAATTGGAGATTGTCGATTCCATCAACTCCTTCCCCGTAGATTTCTTGTCGGCGGCTGCGAGTCATGCCTGGGATTACTACCAGCGGTTAGATGCAATCCTGAAGTACGCAAAAAACGGCGGAGTTGTTTTCAAACGAGATGAGGTCTCTCAGCATTTCTTTTTTAAGAGCGCATTGATTCCCCAGATCAAGAATTGCGAAGCGAATTTCATATTTCTAGCGGCTCACTGCGACTGGGAAGAAGAACATGGGATGGGTTTCCTCGTGGAAAATGGACAAATCATTTTCTGCGGCGACGAAACGAGCTTGCCATTTAGCGCGGCTTGGGAGGAAATAATTTCGTCGCCGAAGGCAGTGCGCGACACGCTACTAAGTGAGAATCTGTCCCAGAACACCGGTTAATTGCCAATGTGCTTAAGCCTGTCCCTGTCAAAAACTCCATCCGAGCGTTCTTTGGCAATTTGGAGAGGGTTGGGATTTGCGGCTGAGGGTCGTGCGAGCCCGCACCGTGGTTGTCCCTCGCAAAAACTCCGTCCGCGTGTTCATAGGCAATTTGGGTAGGCGTCGGTTCGGTGATTGAAGATCGCGCGGGTTGAGCCGGCGAGCGGCGAGGCGTCGTTAAACTTTGCGCCGAGCACGCAGTTTTCAGCGCAAGGCGGAGCGTCGGCGCGGCGTCCGGCTCATTTCGCGAGAATCGCGAACTAAGCCGCGCGGGTATACCGATGGGAGGAGAGTAGAGTCGGGAAGTGGCGCGGTGGTTTAGGTTGAGCCTATCTGTTTCCGGCCCTTTCGTTTGCCGGTGCCTCACTAACTTAACCGTGCTCCGTTTCCACTTCCCGCTCATCGAACCGGACGGGCGGATTTCCCGCATCCGGCTCTCGGACAAGGTTGATCACGCGTTCGCCCACGCGGAGCTGCGTCGAATGTCACGAAGTCGGAACAAGCCCAACTCCTGGTACAAGTAGGGATCGGGAAAGCGTAGATATTTCCGGTCTTGTACCTTGTGTTTCCGACACAGCCACTGGCGGAGCCGACGAACGACGTGCTGATCGATGGCTCGATAAGCGCGGCTCGCCGACCCGAGGCGGAAGTAGTTGGCCCAGCCCTTCATCTTGCGATTGAGCCGGCCGACTAGATCCTCCTCCTCAAGGAAGGTCCTGTTCGAAGCGGTCATTTCGCTGGTCTCGCGGCAGAGCCGCTGGACCTTCTTCTGCGACGGTCGTGCGCCCAGGTAGGCGATGCCCGTACGCGGCGAATAGAACCGCCCGAATGTATAGCCCAGGAAGTCGAACGTTTCTTCCGGCAGGCGGCAGACGTGCGTCTTGGTCTCGTTTACCGTCAGCTTCAGCTTTCCCATCATGGTCCGCATGGCGGCCATCGCCTCGTCGGCGGTGCCGCGGCAACAGATCACGAAGTCGTCCGCGTAGTTGACGATCCGAGCTTCCAGACGATGCTCGTGTCCCAGCGCTTTCCAGCCCAAGATGAACCGACGCATGTAGAGATTGCTTAACAGGGGCGAGATCGGTGCGCCTTGCGGCGTTCCCCGCCCCGTGTCCTTGTTGCGGGTCGTTCGCTGCGTTCGTCCGCGTTCGTCGATCTCTTCCACCGGCGCTTCGAGCCACATCTTGATCAGATGCAGCACGTGCTTGTCGCTGACGCGACGAGCCACCGATGTCATCAACTCGGCGTGCGGAATGCTGTCGAAGTACCCGCTCAGGTCTGCGTCCACAACCTCCGTATGCCCGGTTCGCAGCAGACGTTGGACTTCCTCAACGGCGTCCAACGCTCCGGTTTCGGGTCGGTAAGCGTGTTGTTCCGGCTGCAAGTCGGCCTCGAAGATCGGTTCGAGCACCAGCAATGCGGCCGTTTGAACGACACGGTCCTTGACCGTCGGAATCCCCAACGGTCTCGGCTTGCCGTCCGGCTTGGGAATGTGCACCCGCCGGACCGCCTGAGGTCGATAGGTCTTACTCCTGAGTTCCTCCGCCAGTTCGTCCAACCACCGCTCGACCCCATACGCCTCGATGTCCGCGAACGTCTGTCGGTCGACTCCCGGCGCGCCGTCGTTGAGAAGGCAACGCCGATGGGCGGTCCACAGAACGTCCTTGCGGTAAATCTTGTCGTACAGCGTATAGAACCGGTAATCAGGCGACTGCTTCGCTTTGGCGTGCAACGCCTCCCGCAGCTTCTGAACCGTAGTCGGAGTTGGTAGGCTCATCGCCAGTCTCTCCAGGTCCCGCGCCGCTTCTTGCGTCGGCCTTGAACTGAGGTCCCGTCGCTCCACCGGAGTTACCCGGCTTCATCGCTACCACGGACCTCTCCGTCACCCCGCACGACCGAGCCCTGTCCCTCGCGGGCTGCTCGTTGACGGTCACGCGCCGTCATCGTCGGGGCTTCCCGTGTTGCGTCGAGTTTCCTTGTGCATGCATGCCGCCGCCATTACCCCGGTGGGATCGTCGAGGTGCTTCGCTCTCCGGTATTCCTCTCGACGACGGCGGCCTTCCCCGTACCTTTGCGCGGGTCGGCTCCCACATTTCCCGTTTCGGGGCCTGCTCGGCGTTCACTCACGTTGCGGCCTGCCTGCTCGCGGAGCCGCCCGAGGCGGCCCTTTCCACCGAAGGCTTCGGCGAGTTCGTTACCTCCCTCACCGCTCCGATTGCTACCGGCTGGAGCGAACCTTGCCGGACGGGAATTGCACCCGCTGAAAACTCACGCCTTTTCACGGCGCACAAAGGGGACGGGAGTCGAATCTATTGACGGGGCCTGCGGATGAGGCTAGTGCTTTGTCAGGTCCAAAAGTTCGGGTGGCTCTCATTCAACGAGCCGAGGAATTACGGCCCTCTGGAATGTCGTGAACCCGAAATCCTAGGTTTGACGCAGCACTAGGCTCTCGGCATGCCACGTCGTGCACGATCGCTGGTCGGGGGCTACCCGTATCATGTCCTGAATCGGGCCAACGGTCGTTTGCGCCTCTTCAAGAAGGAGGAGGATTTCGCGGCCTTCGATGCGGTC
This region includes:
- the ltrA gene encoding group II intron reverse transcriptase/maturase, with translation MSLPTPTTVQKLREALHAKAKQSPDYRFYTLYDKIYRKDVLWTAHRRCLLNDGAPGVDRQTFADIEAYGVERWLDELAEELRSKTYRPQAVRRVHIPKPDGKPRPLGIPTVKDRVVQTAALLVLEPIFEADLQPEQHAYRPETGALDAVEEVQRLLRTGHTEVVDADLSGYFDSIPHAELMTSVARRVSDKHVLHLIKMWLEAPVEEIDERGRTQRTTRNKDTGRGTPQGAPISPLLSNLYMRRFILGWKALGHEHRLEARIVNYADDFVICCRGTADEAMAAMRTMMGKLKLTVNETKTHVCRLPEETFDFLGYTFGRFYSPRTGIAYLGARPSQKKVQRLCRETSEMTASNRTFLEEEDLVGRLNRKMKGWANYFRLGSASRAYRAIDQHVVRRLRQWLCRKHKVQDRKYLRFPDPYLYQELGLFRLRDIRRSSAWANA